In Candidatus Methylacidiphilales bacterium, the following are encoded in one genomic region:
- a CDS encoding FkbM family methyltransferase, translated as MLPRRFKVIRPYLASLFYKECHRPPISEVMRWLTQPDKKRRASRYIQSCIEHQDFIEVHFVGFDNPFFYPRQASWIDLCQTIDEVFNPNNWHHFISKDTPISSTDVVIDCGAAEGLFSYYAARMASKVFAIEPIPMWHKGMEKTFGRLSNVEIIKAGVGHKNAIMRMTYEEICSHVSSRGSLEIPIRTLDSLFADNKIPVTFLKADIEGFEFQMLLGAENLIRQNRPKISMTMYHDTNHFVQAREFLLDLHSDYRFRLRGIAANGHPILMQAF; from the coding sequence ATGCTGCCACGCCGTTTCAAAGTTATCAGGCCATACCTTGCAAGTTTATTCTATAAGGAGTGTCACCGCCCGCCCATTTCAGAGGTAATGCGCTGGCTAACACAGCCAGACAAGAAAAGGAGAGCCTCACGATACATTCAAAGCTGTATAGAACATCAAGATTTTATCGAAGTGCATTTTGTTGGGTTTGATAATCCATTTTTCTATCCGAGGCAAGCCAGTTGGATAGACCTGTGTCAGACTATAGATGAGGTGTTTAACCCAAATAACTGGCATCATTTCATTTCAAAAGATACTCCAATCAGCTCAACTGACGTTGTAATCGACTGCGGAGCCGCTGAAGGACTTTTCTCTTATTATGCAGCAAGGATGGCATCGAAGGTATTTGCCATCGAGCCTATACCTATGTGGCATAAAGGCATGGAGAAGACATTTGGTCGTTTGTCCAATGTTGAAATTATAAAAGCTGGTGTTGGACATAAAAACGCAATAATGCGAATGACGTATGAAGAAATCTGTTCACACGTCAGCTCCAGGGGAAGCCTTGAAATACCCATTCGCACGTTGGATTCGCTTTTTGCCGATAATAAGATTCCCGTTACGTTTCTCAAGGCTGACATTGAGGGCTTTGAGTTTCAAATGTTACTTGGAGCAGAAAATCTGATCCGACAAAACAGACCCAAAATATCAATGACAATGTATCACGACACAAATCATTTTGTTCAGGCGCGTGAGTTCCTGCTGGATCTGCACAGCGATTACAGATTTAGGCTGCGAGGCATTGCTGCGAACGGCCATCCCATTCTTATGCAAGCATTCTAA
- a CDS encoding RAMP superfamily CRISPR-associated protein: MPNYHKTLLIAQALDPIHVGAGGSIMGRVDLTIVRDPVTRIPKIPGSSLAGVYRTYLAMAETERNPNRTINGKPWPTYPHCAGLGFPRGDYLGHCGTPTCPVCVIFGFARGSDQSGGFAGLAAFTDAHILLFPVPTQLGPYWVTSPSALRPIYPPPTSDPQSTFPFPPDHYTILVSPNDKIKNSQLNLGWLLLPTSPYPAMPQLTQTLSSRGVPNSILDHIAIVPDDLLPHLINTNLEVRTSVSIDPETGTAEEGALYIYEAIPHTTILTWEIITKNPALFKIQSAPIQLTLPDQSPADTPDKIFRILTQAHPYLEHLGLGGMSNRGMGRLLILPPNDQTQK, translated from the coding sequence ATGCCTAACTACCACAAAACCCTCCTCATCGCCCAAGCCCTCGACCCCATCCACGTCGGCGCTGGCGGATCCATCATGGGCCGCGTCGATCTCACCATCGTCCGCGACCCCGTCACCCGCATCCCCAAAATCCCAGGCTCATCCCTCGCCGGCGTCTACCGCACCTACCTCGCCATGGCCGAAACCGAACGCAACCCCAACCGCACCATCAACGGCAAACCCTGGCCCACCTACCCCCACTGCGCCGGCCTCGGTTTCCCACGCGGCGATTACCTCGGCCACTGCGGCACCCCCACCTGCCCCGTCTGCGTCATCTTCGGCTTCGCCCGCGGCTCCGACCAATCCGGCGGCTTCGCCGGCCTCGCCGCCTTCACCGATGCCCACATCCTCCTCTTCCCAGTCCCCACCCAACTCGGCCCCTACTGGGTCACCTCCCCATCCGCACTCCGCCCCATCTACCCACCCCCCACATCAGACCCCCAATCCACCTTCCCCTTTCCTCCAGACCACTACACCATCCTCGTCAGCCCAAACGACAAAATTAAAAACTCCCAACTCAACCTCGGCTGGCTCCTCCTCCCCACATCCCCCTACCCCGCCATGCCACAACTCACCCAGACACTCTCCAGCCGCGGCGTCCCCAACTCCATCCTCGATCACATCGCCATCGTCCCAGACGACCTCCTCCCCCACCTCATCAACACCAACCTCGAAGTCCGCACCTCCGTCTCCATCGACCCCGAAACCGGCACCGCCGAAGAAGGCGCCCTCTACATCTACGAAGCCATCCCCCACACCACTATTCTCACCTGGGAAATCATCACCAAAAACCCCGCCCTATTCAAAATCCAAAGTGCCCCCATCCAACTCACCCTCCCCGACCAATCCCCAGCCGACACCCCAGACAAAATCTTTCGCATCCTCACCCAAGCCCACCCCTACCTCGAGCACCTCGGCCTCGGCGGCATGTCCAACCGCGGCATGGGCCGCCTCCTCATCCTCCCACCCAACGATCAAACCCAAAAATAA